A single region of the Sorex araneus isolate mSorAra2 chromosome 7, mSorAra2.pri, whole genome shotgun sequence genome encodes:
- the FAM177B gene encoding protein FAM177B, with protein sequence MEGDSFQQLQSGAQGPPPRLTPRRIIHFADGDVLEEYSTEEEEDETEEERRKPELDPSQLPWGPYLQFWAGRVTSASFSTCEFLGGRIAVFLGLDQPKYQSVLDEYHKTQEKKSDEQSGRNRCQALPARDANEESHLELGSREYGTLQRASTCENSCFGGTQRTVQEEGTGRGRGRWQEQRFGAVSDCKPWSAPFRLLQEVVREADGSARVGGEG encoded by the exons ATGGAAGGAGACAGTTTCCAACAGCTGCAATCAGGAGCGCAGGGACCTCCCCCAAGGCTGACTCCCAGAAGAATCATCCACTTTGCTGATGGAGACGTCCTGGAAGAATACAgcacagaggaggaagaggatgaaacagaggaagagagaaggaagccaGAACTAGACCCA tctcAGCTCCCATGGGGTCCTTACCTCCAATTCTGGGCAGGGCGAGTGACAAGCGCCTCCTTTTCTA CATGTGAATTCCTTGGTGGAAGAATCGCTGTCTTCTTGGGCCTCGATCAACCCAAATATCAGTCTGTGTTGGATGAGTACCATAAAACCCAGGAGAAG aAAAGTGATGAGCAAAGTGGAAGGAATAGGTGTCAGGCCCTGCCTGCCAGAGATGCTAACGAAGAGAGTCATCTGGAGCTTGGAAGTCGAGAGTATGGAACATTACAGAGGGCATCCACCTGTGAGAATTCCTGTTTTGGGGGAACCCAGAG GACAGTCCAGGAGGAgggaacaggaagaggaagaggcaggTGGCAGGAACAGAGGTTTGGGGCTGTATCTGATTGCAAGCCCTGGTCTGCTCCATTTCGACTACTCCAGGAAGTAGTCAGGGAAGCTGATGGCTCTGCCAGAGTGGGTGGCGAAGGCTGA